From Methanobrevibacter sp., the proteins below share one genomic window:
- a CDS encoding zinc metalloprotease HtpX, translated as MRGTWKLRLRMILTSVLMFSIIYFLIFLVAQYLGVGTWRLYAGVSLVIVFLQYWFGPSLVKSSMNVRPLSEAEAPHIHKMIAELAQEAGVPKPEIGLSEINIPNAFAYGRTSRSGHIAITRPILGLLDYDELRAVLGHEMGHIKHNDMAVTAAVSVIPMICYYIALSFMFSGDSENGGGFIIGILGYVFYLVGQLLVLFISRTREYYADEASVEFGNRPAALVSALYKLSYGAARCSKETIDEVNTNRAFFVNDVNNARNDVTDFQQIDFDGDGKITDEELRRLANSDVKISKKNGLMELFSTHPDSLKRVKRLAELEN; from the coding sequence ATGAGAGGCACATGGAAACTTAGATTAAGAATGATTCTCACATCTGTTTTAATGTTTTCAATAATCTACTTCCTAATATTTCTAGTTGCTCAATATTTGGGAGTAGGTACTTGGAGACTATACGCCGGTGTGAGCTTAGTAATCGTATTTTTACAGTATTGGTTTGGACCATCATTGGTTAAAAGTTCTATGAATGTAAGGCCTTTGTCCGAAGCGGAAGCGCCTCATATTCATAAGATGATTGCCGAACTTGCTCAGGAAGCTGGTGTTCCTAAACCGGAAATAGGATTATCTGAAATCAATATTCCAAATGCATTTGCTTATGGTAGAACAAGCAGAAGCGGTCATATTGCTATTACTCGTCCGATTTTAGGTTTGCTTGACTATGATGAGCTAAGGGCAGTATTGGGTCATGAAATGGGTCATATAAAACATAATGACATGGCAGTGACTGCAGCCGTTAGTGTTATTCCAATGATTTGTTATTACATTGCATTATCTTTCATGTTTTCAGGAGATAGTGAGAATGGAGGCGGTTTCATAATCGGAATTTTAGGTTATGTGTTCTACTTGGTAGGACAGTTACTGGTATTGTTCATTTCAAGAACCCGTGAATACTATGCCGATGAGGCCAGTGTCGAATTTGGAAACCGTCCGGCAGCATTGGTGTCCGCATTATACAAATTATCCTACGGTGCAGCAAGATGCAGCAAGGAAACAATTGATGAGGTAAACACCAACAGGGCATTCTTTGTAAATGACGTGAATAATGCCAGAAACGATGTCACTGATTTCCAGCAAATCGACTTTGACGGAGACGGAAAAATAACTGATGAGGAACTGAGAAGATTAGCTAATTCAGATGTTAAAATTTCCAAGAAAAATGGGCTTATGGAATTATTCTCCACTCACCCAGATTCATTAAAAAGAGTAAAAAGATTAGCAGAATTAGAAAATTAG